From a single Candidatus Hydrogenedentota bacterium genomic region:
- a CDS encoding response regulator transcription factor: MHVLVVEDDEKIASFIARGLRQEGCAVDTADNGIDGFHRAMEEHYDAAIVDVMLPRLGGLDLIRDLRKEDNLVPVLILSARSSVDDRISGLRAGGDDYLVKPFSFAELIARVQALVRRARSVADPVTLAAGDLQLDLARRTVSRAGVPIELQPREFALLEFLVRNRGRVISKTLIMDRVWGYDFDPSTNVVESRMSRLRDKVDRGFPHALIKTVRGAGYTIDDKA, encoded by the coding sequence ATGCATGTATTGGTTGTAGAGGACGACGAGAAAATCGCGTCATTCATCGCGCGCGGCCTCCGCCAGGAGGGCTGCGCGGTCGATACGGCGGACAACGGGATCGATGGTTTCCACCGCGCCATGGAGGAGCACTACGACGCCGCCATCGTTGACGTTATGCTGCCCCGCCTCGGCGGGCTGGACCTTATCCGGGACCTGCGCAAGGAGGACAACCTGGTTCCCGTCTTGATTCTCAGCGCCCGGTCCTCGGTGGACGACCGGATCTCGGGGCTGCGGGCCGGGGGCGACGACTACCTGGTCAAGCCCTTCTCGTTTGCCGAGCTCATCGCGCGCGTCCAGGCGCTGGTCCGGCGCGCGCGCTCCGTAGCCGATCCCGTCACGCTTGCGGCGGGTGATTTACAGCTGGATCTCGCCCGCCGGACCGTCAGCCGCGCGGGCGTACCCATCGAGCTGCAACCGCGCGAGTTCGCGCTTCTCGAATTTCTGGTTCGCAACCGGGGGCGGGTCATCTCCAAAACCCTCATCATGGACCGCGTATGGGGCTACGATTTCGACCCCAGCACAAACGTGGTTGAATCTCGGATGAGCCGGCTCCGCGACAAGGTGGACCGGGGATTCCCGCACGCCCTCATCAAAACGGTGCGCGGGGCGGGGTACACGATTGATGACAAGGCGTAG
- a CDS encoding response regulator transcription factor, whose protein sequence is MTKQRILVVEDDAPIRRGIADALEFDGYQILQAGNVADGRQIALDAAFDLLLLDLVLPDGQGLDILADLRRAKPTVPVIILTALGQEDDRVRGLKAGADDYVVKPFSVKELLARVEAVLRRSPARPGEFNVLRIAGVTIDFERREARLPGGARAELSDRELELLRYLAQHGGRAVSRDELLANVWRVDPRAILETRTIDMHVKRLREKLGDDAAHPALLLTVRGKGYMLARTRGAP, encoded by the coding sequence ATGACAAAGCAACGCATATTGGTTGTCGAAGACGATGCCCCGATCCGTCGGGGCATCGCCGACGCATTGGAGTTCGACGGCTACCAGATCCTGCAGGCCGGCAACGTGGCGGACGGGCGCCAGATCGCCCTGGATGCCGCGTTCGACCTCTTGCTGCTCGACCTCGTCCTGCCCGACGGTCAGGGCCTCGACATCCTGGCGGACCTGCGCCGCGCCAAACCCACGGTCCCCGTCATCATCCTTACCGCCCTGGGCCAGGAAGATGATCGTGTGCGCGGACTCAAGGCCGGGGCGGATGACTACGTCGTGAAGCCCTTCAGCGTCAAAGAACTCCTCGCGCGCGTCGAGGCCGTCCTGCGGCGTTCGCCGGCGCGGCCCGGAGAATTCAACGTACTGCGGATCGCGGGGGTCACCATTGACTTCGAGCGCCGCGAAGCGCGGCTGCCCGGCGGCGCCCGCGCGGAACTCTCCGACCGGGAACTGGAATTGCTCCGCTACCTGGCGCAACACGGCGGCCGCGCCGTCTCGCGCGACGAACTCCTCGCCAACGTATGGCGCGTCGACCCGCGCGCGATCCTCGAAACGCGAACCATCGACATGCACGTGAAGCGGCTGCGCGAGAAACTCGGGGACGACGCCGCGCACCCCGCGCTCCTGTTGACCGTCCGGGGAAAGGGCTACATGCTGGCGCGGACCAGGGGCGCGCCATGA
- a CDS encoding arylsulfatase yields MRYAFAFVMLMAALFSSGDLAAERPPNIVYILADDLGYAELGCYGQKHIKTPHIDRLAAEGMRFTQHYTAQAVCAPARSGLMTGLHMGHAPIRNNASNRERVKDPENWQWLGQVPIPDDTLTIAEVLQARGYATAAYGKWGLGYEGSSGDPLKQGFDDFGGFLCQEHAHNHYPRFLWKGGRQIAMPGNDRTLHGESYSQDYFVQWGKDFIRENRERPFFLYLPFAIPHLSIQAPDSSVAEYRGALPEAPYEHRDNYLEHPHPRAGYAAMITHMDRGIGELMALLRELGLDENTLVVFSSDNGPTFDRLGGSDSDYFESSGPFRGRKGSLLEGGIRVPFVARWPGKIAAGGASDHVSAMWDLFPTFAELAGAAYDVKVDGISMVPALLGTGDQPAHDYLYWEFVAYGGQQALREGDWKALRLDIRKNGKLETELYNLAEDPGETRNRAAEHPDIVARLEGLMREARTPSELFPFPELDAE; encoded by the coding sequence ATGCGGTACGCATTTGCATTCGTGATGTTGATGGCCGCCCTGTTTAGTTCAGGGGACCTGGCCGCGGAGCGCCCGCCGAACATCGTCTATATCCTGGCGGACGATCTGGGCTATGCGGAACTCGGCTGCTACGGGCAGAAGCACATCAAGACGCCCCACATCGACCGGCTCGCCGCCGAAGGCATGCGCTTCACACAACACTACACGGCCCAGGCGGTCTGCGCGCCCGCGCGCAGCGGCCTGATGACGGGCCTGCACATGGGCCACGCCCCCATCCGCAACAACGCCAGCAACCGCGAACGCGTAAAGGATCCCGAGAACTGGCAGTGGCTTGGCCAGGTCCCGATCCCGGACGATACCCTCACCATCGCGGAGGTCCTGCAGGCGCGCGGCTACGCGACGGCGGCCTACGGCAAATGGGGCCTGGGCTACGAGGGCTCCAGCGGCGACCCGCTGAAGCAGGGCTTCGACGATTTCGGCGGCTTCCTCTGCCAGGAGCACGCGCATAACCATTATCCACGCTTCCTCTGGAAAGGCGGCCGGCAGATCGCTATGCCGGGCAACGATCGCACGCTGCACGGCGAAAGCTACTCGCAGGATTACTTCGTCCAGTGGGGCAAGGATTTCATCCGCGAGAACCGGGAGCGCCCCTTCTTCCTCTACCTGCCCTTCGCCATCCCGCACCTCTCCATCCAGGCCCCCGATTCATCCGTCGCCGAATACCGGGGCGCGCTTCCGGAGGCGCCCTATGAGCACCGGGACAACTACCTGGAGCATCCGCACCCCCGCGCGGGATACGCCGCGATGATCACGCACATGGACCGGGGCATCGGCGAGCTCATGGCCCTGCTGAGGGAACTCGGCCTCGACGAGAACACGCTCGTGGTGTTCAGCAGCGACAACGGCCCCACCTTCGACCGGCTGGGCGGATCGGACTCCGACTACTTCGAAAGTTCCGGCCCCTTCCGCGGGCGCAAGGGATCGCTGCTCGAAGGCGGTATCCGGGTTCCCTTCGTGGCGCGCTGGCCCGGAAAAATTGCCGCCGGTGGCGCCTCGGACCACGTCTCCGCCATGTGGGACCTCTTCCCCACCTTCGCGGAGCTGGCGGGCGCGGCATACGACGTGAAGGTCGACGGGATATCCATGGTTCCCGCGCTTCTGGGAACGGGCGATCAGCCCGCGCACGATTACCTCTACTGGGAATTCGTCGCCTACGGCGGCCAGCAGGCCCTGCGCGAGGGCGACTGGAAAGCGCTCCGCCTGGACATCCGCAAGAACGGAAAGCTCGAAACGGAACTCTACAACCTCGCGGAGGACCCCGGCGAAACCCGAAACCGGGCCGCCGAACACCCCGATATCGTCGCGCGCCTTGAGGGCCTCATGCGCGAAGCGCGGACGCCGTCCGAGCTGTTTCCCTTCCCCGAACTGGATGCGGAGTAG
- a CDS encoding deoxyribodipyrimidine photo-lyase yields the protein MPDTSVIYWIRNDLRLADNPALTAAVKAGTVIPVYIWSPAEEGAWTPGGASRAWLDASLRALSEAYAAAGSRLLMRAGRTAEILLALCAETGAEAVYASRRYEPDALRQEASVRDALKEAGIALRMYNGSLLNAPDAIATQAGEPYKVFTPYYRACLAGKDPGEPYPAPERIKAPKSWPASDGLEALRLAPDHPWGDAMLSHWGVGEAAALSALDDFATGPVESYPDLRDRPGETGTSRLSPHLHFGEVSPRQVFHAVASGGGTGLGAAREACIRQLYWREFAHHLLYYFPHTPEEPLKDMFAPFPWVRDAGALRRWQRGQTGYPFVDAGMRELWVTGWMHNRVRMVVASFLVKDLRIHWRAGADWFWDTLADANLANNTLGWQWVAGCGADAAPYFRVFNPITQGMKFDPEGAYVRRWVPELAKVPDKYLHAPWTTPPIELAACGVTLGKDYPQPMVDHDEARKTALAIYDEIKSARR from the coding sequence ATGCCCGACACGTCCGTCATCTACTGGATTCGCAACGATTTGCGGCTCGCCGACAATCCCGCGCTTACCGCCGCGGTGAAGGCGGGCACCGTGATCCCGGTGTATATCTGGTCGCCTGCGGAGGAGGGGGCCTGGACGCCCGGCGGGGCCTCACGGGCCTGGCTGGATGCGTCTCTGCGGGCGCTTTCGGAGGCGTACGCGGCGGCGGGATCGCGGCTGCTCATGCGGGCGGGGCGTACGGCCGAAATCCTGCTCGCCCTCTGCGCGGAAACAGGCGCGGAAGCGGTGTACGCCAGCCGGCGCTACGAGCCCGACGCGCTGCGCCAGGAGGCGTCCGTGCGCGATGCGCTCAAGGAAGCCGGCATTGCGCTTCGGATGTACAACGGCAGCTTGCTGAACGCGCCCGACGCCATCGCGACGCAGGCGGGCGAGCCGTACAAGGTGTTCACGCCGTACTACAGGGCCTGCCTGGCCGGGAAGGATCCCGGCGAGCCCTATCCCGCGCCCGAACGCATCAAAGCGCCGAAATCGTGGCCCGCGAGCGATGGGCTGGAGGCCTTGCGCCTGGCGCCCGATCACCCGTGGGGCGATGCGATGCTGTCCCACTGGGGTGTGGGCGAAGCCGCCGCGCTGAGCGCGCTGGATGACTTTGCCACCGGACCGGTGGAATCGTATCCGGACCTCCGGGACCGCCCGGGTGAAACGGGCACGTCGCGCCTGTCGCCCCACCTGCACTTCGGCGAAGTGTCCCCGCGCCAGGTCTTCCACGCGGTGGCCAGCGGCGGGGGGACGGGGCTGGGCGCCGCGCGGGAAGCGTGCATCCGCCAGCTCTACTGGCGCGAGTTCGCGCACCACCTGCTCTACTACTTCCCGCATACGCCCGAGGAACCGCTGAAGGATATGTTCGCTCCCTTTCCGTGGGTGCGGGACGCCGGCGCGCTGCGCCGCTGGCAGCGCGGCCAGACCGGTTACCCGTTTGTGGACGCGGGCATGCGCGAACTCTGGGTCACCGGCTGGATGCACAATCGCGTGCGCATGGTCGTGGCGTCGTTCCTCGTGAAGGACCTGCGCATCCACTGGCGCGCGGGCGCGGACTGGTTCTGGGACACCCTCGCCGACGCGAACCTGGCGAACAACACGCTGGGCTGGCAGTGGGTGGCCGGGTGCGGCGCCGACGCGGCGCCGTACTTCCGCGTGTTCAACCCTATCACCCAGGGCATGAAGTTTGATCCCGAAGGCGCCTATGTCCGGCGCTGGGTCCCGGAGCTGGCGAAGGTTCCGGATAAGTACCTGCACGCGCCGTGGACCACGCCGCCGATCGAGCTCGCGGCCTGCGGCGTCACGCTCGGAAAGGACTACCCGCAGCCGATGGTCGATCACGACGAAGCGCGAAAAACGGCGCTGGCGATCTACGACGAGATCAAGTCGGCCCGGCGGTAA
- a CDS encoding isoprenylcysteine carboxylmethyltransferase family protein produces MDKPYNFIYKKRGLLMLPPCFAILVGFYLNDSHNALFWAAGLALFAAGVLVRVWAQMHLHYRLRVRKNLTTTGPYRFVRNPIYIANTAMLLALTIISGLLWFLPFMLAWCAAVYTFVVRREEAHLAEKYGTPYRAFLESTPRWLPKWPESAGEHAEVRRYARSSVVAELHCLLWLLPFAAVELLTILN; encoded by the coding sequence ATGGACAAGCCGTACAATTTCATCTACAAGAAGCGCGGGCTTCTCATGCTTCCGCCCTGCTTCGCGATTCTCGTGGGCTTTTACCTGAACGACAGCCACAACGCGCTGTTCTGGGCGGCGGGGCTCGCCCTGTTTGCGGCGGGGGTGCTCGTGCGCGTATGGGCGCAGATGCACCTCCACTACCGGCTCCGGGTGAGAAAAAACCTCACCACCACCGGACCGTACCGCTTCGTGCGCAATCCGATCTATATCGCGAACACGGCAATGCTTCTCGCGCTTACCATCATTTCCGGGCTCCTCTGGTTTCTGCCGTTTATGCTGGCCTGGTGCGCGGCTGTCTACACCTTCGTGGTGCGTCGCGAGGAGGCCCACCTGGCCGAGAAATACGGAACCCCCTACCGCGCCTTTCTTGAAAGCACCCCGCGCTGGTTGCCGAAGTGGCCCGAAAGCGCCGGAGAGCACGCCGAGGTGCGGCGTTACGCCCGATCCAGCGTCGTCGCGGAGCTTCACTGCCTGCTCTGGCTGCTTCCCTTCGCCGCGGTTGAGCTTCTGACGATCTTGAACTGA
- a CDS encoding VWA domain-containing protein, with the protein MRQGVRWVAVLLLAAAGPAVVASDPPVGTPPPRIQLALLLDTSNSMDGLIDQAKSHLWRIVNEFVPARLGDRSPVLEVALYEYGNNGLSAESDWVRLVLPFTTDLDLFSEMLFGLRTNGGKEFCGAVIERAAGGLAWSGAASDLKAVFIAGNEPFNQGHADYRVICPRARERGIAINTIFCGERQEGVATFWQDGANLGGGRFLHIDQNKEIRHIDAPQDSEITRLGLELNQTYIPYGASGAAGASNQIRQDSNAASRSRSVAVERQKVKGSRYYSNDHWDLVDAAGKGVKVREIPDGELPAIMRAMSPEERAAYVEQKQKERNAIQEQIRVLSAARDVYIAEQQRKQGGASQDGLDAAIIATVRDLAASKGFRFE; encoded by the coding sequence CTGCGGCAGGGCGTACGGTGGGTGGCGGTACTTCTTCTGGCGGCGGCGGGGCCGGCGGTTGTCGCATCGGACCCGCCGGTCGGTACGCCACCGCCGCGCATCCAGCTCGCCCTGCTGCTGGACACCAGCAACAGTATGGACGGCCTGATCGATCAGGCGAAGTCGCACCTGTGGCGCATCGTCAATGAATTCGTCCCGGCAAGACTTGGGGACCGGTCGCCCGTGCTGGAGGTCGCTTTGTACGAGTATGGCAACAACGGCCTGAGCGCGGAATCGGACTGGGTGCGACTGGTCCTCCCCTTCACCACGGATCTCGACCTTTTCTCCGAGATGCTCTTCGGCCTGCGCACCAACGGCGGCAAAGAGTTCTGCGGCGCGGTGATTGAGCGCGCCGCGGGCGGACTCGCCTGGAGCGGAGCCGCCAGCGACCTCAAGGCCGTGTTCATCGCGGGCAATGAACCTTTCAACCAGGGCCACGCGGACTACCGCGTCATTTGCCCGCGTGCGCGGGAGCGGGGCATCGCCATCAACACCATCTTCTGCGGCGAACGCCAGGAAGGGGTCGCGACCTTCTGGCAGGATGGCGCAAACCTCGGCGGCGGGCGCTTCCTCCATATCGACCAGAACAAGGAGATCCGCCACATCGACGCCCCGCAGGACAGCGAGATCACGCGCCTGGGCCTCGAACTGAACCAGACCTACATCCCGTACGGCGCATCGGGCGCCGCAGGCGCGTCGAACCAGATCCGGCAGGACAGCAACGCCGCGTCGCGCAGCCGTTCCGTGGCCGTGGAGCGCCAGAAGGTCAAGGGCTCACGCTACTACAGCAACGACCACTGGGATCTCGTGGACGCGGCGGGCAAAGGCGTCAAGGTGCGCGAAATACCGGACGGGGAGCTCCCAGCGATCATGCGCGCCATGTCGCCGGAGGAGCGCGCGGCCTACGTGGAGCAAAAGCAGAAGGAGCGCAATGCGATCCAGGAACAGATCCGCGTGCTGAGCGCCGCGCGCGACGTCTACATCGCGGAGCAACAGCGGAAGCAGGGCGGCGCGAGCCAGGACGGCCTCGATGCTGCTATCATAGCCACCGTGCGCGACCTGGCCGCGTCGAAAGGTTTCCGGTTTGAATAG
- a CDS encoding transcriptional regulator yields the protein MSALDPLIHQALRLKIMAALVALEPRQQINFVELRACTGATDGNLGAHLQKLEEGGYIAMEKTFVKKKPCSFVQATNQGRAAFERHVAALRAIIGS from the coding sequence ATGAGCGCGCTGGACCCCTTGATCCACCAGGCGCTCCGGCTGAAGATCATGGCGGCGCTGGTGGCGCTGGAGCCCCGGCAGCAAATCAACTTCGTCGAATTGCGGGCGTGCACGGGCGCCACGGACGGCAACCTGGGCGCCCACCTGCAGAAGCTGGAAGAGGGTGGCTACATCGCCATGGAGAAAACCTTTGTGAAGAAAAAGCCGTGCAGTTTTGTCCAGGCCACGAACCAGGGGCGGGCGGCCTTCGAGAGGCATGTCGCGGCCTTGCGGGCGATTATTGGGTCGTAG
- a CDS encoding uroporphyrinogen decarboxylase: MTQAVVNDTLIQALRGETTPYTPIWMMRQAGRTDPEYLKYKAATGLPLEDLFRHPEHATAITLLPQRFGVDALIYFQDILTPLTPMGAHFIFDPGPKLVQPINAIADLDALREYDVAGELPFVRETFDRIHGALGGALPVLGFAGAPLTLAVFILEGKSFGESASRAMAALEEHPREVHRLLDRIAAMTVDYLKYQAECGVAAVQLFESAAFLLSETQYREFALPYQQQIFAALQGVVPTINFAREWNNLDDLDAAGADVISLPASISVREAREQLGESRVLQGNLDNHLLAHGDEAAIADAVVECVNAGEHRGHIFNLSHGLLRETPFDRVTRLVEQVHACRAESATKRCG, encoded by the coding sequence ATGACCCAGGCAGTAGTGAACGATACCCTTATCCAGGCCTTGCGCGGCGAGACCACCCCCTACACCCCGATCTGGATGATGCGGCAGGCGGGCCGCACCGATCCGGAGTATCTCAAGTACAAAGCGGCCACCGGGTTGCCCCTCGAAGACCTCTTCCGCCACCCGGAACACGCCACGGCCATTACGTTGCTGCCCCAGCGCTTCGGCGTCGACGCGCTCATCTATTTTCAGGATATCCTCACGCCGCTCACGCCGATGGGCGCGCATTTCATCTTCGATCCGGGGCCGAAACTCGTTCAACCGATAAACGCGATCGCCGATCTCGACGCGCTGCGCGAATACGACGTGGCCGGTGAACTCCCGTTCGTTCGGGAAACCTTCGACCGTATCCACGGCGCCCTCGGCGGCGCGCTGCCCGTCCTCGGTTTTGCGGGCGCCCCGCTCACCCTCGCCGTGTTCATTCTCGAAGGCAAAAGCTTCGGCGAGTCGGCGTCCCGCGCCATGGCGGCGCTGGAGGAACATCCCCGCGAGGTGCATCGCCTGCTCGACCGCATCGCCGCCATGACCGTCGATTATCTGAAATATCAGGCCGAATGCGGCGTCGCCGCGGTGCAGCTGTTCGAGTCCGCCGCGTTTCTGCTGTCCGAGACCCAGTACCGGGAGTTTGCGCTGCCGTACCAGCAACAGATCTTCGCTGCGCTCCAGGGCGTCGTCCCCACGATCAACTTCGCCCGGGAATGGAACAATCTGGACGATCTCGACGCCGCGGGAGCCGACGTCATCAGCCTGCCCGCCTCCATCTCCGTGCGGGAAGCACGCGAACAGCTCGGCGAAAGCCGGGTCCTCCAGGGCAACCTCGACAACCACCTCCTCGCCCATGGCGACGAGGCCGCCATCGCCGACGCGGTCGTCGAATGTGTCAACGCGGGCGAACACCGGGGCCACATCTTCAACCTGAGCCACGGCCTCCTGCGCGAGACCCCCTTCGATCGCGTCACCCGGCTCGTCGAGCAGGTCCACGCCTGCCGCGCGGAAAGCGCCACAAAGAGATGCGGCTAA
- a CDS encoding HAMP domain-containing protein translates to MTRRRVPGSLALRLSALYASLCFVAMAAVLFISYEYLDDYLWNRIDNHLLEEIHEYRTLLESQDLDFICELLQHEAQSHESSESFFRIIDHSGVIHCETDMAAWPGVNAEPVLIAEAREWGSAFTVHNHPDRGFAVRVAYGDLGGGFVLQTGQSSTADGLMLRHFKQLFFGAAAAFFVCSIFAGAIAGGRSLSRIQRLTAAADDIAAGAWDHRVPISRRGDEIDELASAFNTMVDRIQVLFKELRDVTDDIAHDLRTPLMRIRGEAELALREGSDLTGLPERYGSVLEECDQMLQLINTMLEISQTEAGVQPITRYPVDLAGVADDVAELFRPAAEDRGIRLETRIEPAPEILGEASRLKRALAHLLDNAIKYTPEGGSVHVRVHREGAEVAVTVVDTGAGIPAASLGKVFNRFYRAEASRSAAGNGLGLSLARAIVRAHGGDIEVQSEAGRGATFKIRLPI, encoded by the coding sequence ATGACAAGGCGTAGGGTTCCAGGATCGCTCGCCCTGCGCCTGAGCGCCCTGTACGCGTCCCTATGCTTCGTTGCCATGGCGGCCGTGCTTTTCATTTCGTATGAGTACCTGGACGACTACTTGTGGAATCGCATCGACAACCATCTGCTCGAAGAGATACACGAATACCGCACCCTGCTGGAAAGCCAGGACCTGGACTTCATTTGTGAGTTGCTGCAACACGAGGCGCAATCCCACGAGTCCTCAGAGAGCTTCTTCCGGATAATCGACCATTCTGGTGTGATCCATTGCGAGACGGATATGGCCGCGTGGCCTGGCGTAAACGCGGAGCCAGTATTGATTGCGGAGGCCCGGGAATGGGGTTCCGCGTTCACAGTTCACAACCACCCGGACCGGGGCTTCGCGGTCCGCGTGGCCTACGGCGATCTCGGCGGCGGCTTCGTGCTGCAGACCGGCCAGTCGAGCACGGCGGACGGGTTGATGCTGCGGCACTTCAAACAGCTGTTCTTCGGCGCCGCCGCCGCCTTTTTCGTGTGCTCGATTTTCGCGGGCGCCATTGCCGGAGGCCGCTCGCTGAGCCGGATACAGCGGCTGACCGCGGCGGCGGACGATATCGCGGCGGGCGCCTGGGACCACCGTGTACCCATCAGCAGGCGCGGCGACGAGATCGACGAACTCGCGTCGGCGTTCAACACCATGGTGGACCGGATCCAGGTCCTGTTTAAGGAGTTGCGCGACGTTACGGACGACATCGCCCACGACCTCCGAACGCCGCTGATGCGGATACGCGGGGAAGCGGAGCTCGCGTTGCGGGAGGGCTCCGACCTTACCGGGCTCCCGGAGCGATACGGCAGCGTTCTCGAAGAATGCGATCAGATGCTGCAACTCATTAATACCATGCTCGAAATCTCTCAGACCGAGGCCGGAGTCCAGCCCATTACACGCTATCCCGTGGACCTGGCTGGCGTCGCGGACGATGTGGCGGAACTTTTCAGGCCCGCCGCGGAGGACCGGGGCATCCGCCTGGAGACCCGCATCGAACCGGCCCCGGAAATCCTGGGGGAGGCGTCCCGTCTGAAGCGGGCGCTTGCCCATTTGCTGGATAACGCGATCAAGTACACGCCCGAGGGCGGATCTGTCCATGTACGCGTCCACCGGGAAGGCGCCGAGGTGGCGGTCACGGTGGTGGACACCGGCGCCGGAATACCCGCCGCATCACTCGGAAAGGTGTTCAATCGCTTCTACCGCGCCGAAGCGAGCCGATCGGCGGCAGGGAATGGGCTCGGTTTGAGCCTGGCGCGGGCCATCGTTCGCGCGCATGGCGGGGATATCGAGGTCCAAAGCGAAGCCGGGCGCGGGGCCACATTCAAGATACGCCTGCCTATTTGA
- a CDS encoding DUF2281 domain-containing protein has product MDQKGVDFSAGSGPFTRRLPVNIEAKVIESLRALPPERQFEVLEFVEFLKSRTSASQIMRPAGLCRGEFIVPDGFDAPLPDEVLREFEG; this is encoded by the coding sequence ATGGACCAGAAAGGCGTGGACTTCAGCGCCGGTAGCGGTCCGTTTACTCGGAGACTGCCCGTGAATATCGAAGCGAAAGTAATCGAATCGCTGCGAGCTCTTCCGCCCGAGCGGCAGTTTGAAGTGCTGGAATTCGTCGAATTCCTGAAGAGCCGCACTTCAGCGAGCCAGATCATGCGCCCCGCCGGTCTCTGCCGTGGAGAATTCATCGTACCGGACGGCTTTGACGCGCCGTTGCCCGACGAAGTACTTCGGGAATTCGAGGGATGA
- a CDS encoding SRPBCC domain-containing protein, whose protein sequence is MAVYNHPAGGRAVSVSITVPGAAEQVWDAIATGPGISSWFVPTEFESGPDGAPVRVVSHFSPDGSMDAVAAVVTWDPPRCFRAASADLGPDAPEVITEWRVTPVSGSTARVEVTHIIATDSHDWDAQLEQWEGGWPWFFQILRLYLGEFPSQPCVAFRAMGAAAPPADDAWEAFAKTLGIAGAEPGARRAAPPEHPPVRGRVAHVAPGEGDFGVVLRLDDPCAGILSAFALPMGDHVYLVLDFFFYGTQAAAAAERWAPRWKGWMRSGYPMPPDTTPEP, encoded by the coding sequence ATGGCCGTGTACAACCATCCCGCGGGCGGGCGCGCCGTTTCGGTATCGATTACCGTCCCCGGCGCCGCCGAACAGGTCTGGGACGCTATCGCGACCGGCCCGGGAATTTCTTCCTGGTTTGTCCCCACTGAATTTGAATCGGGACCCGACGGCGCGCCGGTCCGGGTTGTTTCGCACTTCAGCCCCGATGGAAGCATGGACGCGGTCGCGGCGGTCGTCACGTGGGATCCGCCCCGTTGTTTCCGCGCGGCCAGTGCGGATCTGGGTCCGGATGCGCCAGAGGTCATTACCGAGTGGCGCGTCACGCCGGTGTCCGGGAGCACTGCCCGGGTCGAAGTTACCCACATCATTGCGACGGACAGCCACGATTGGGATGCCCAACTCGAGCAGTGGGAGGGAGGCTGGCCCTGGTTCTTCCAAATCCTGCGGCTCTACCTCGGCGAGTTTCCCAGCCAGCCCTGCGTCGCATTTCGCGCCATGGGCGCCGCCGCCCCGCCCGCGGACGACGCCTGGGAGGCCTTTGCCAAGACGCTCGGCATCGCCGGGGCCGAGCCTGGCGCCCGCCGCGCCGCGCCGCCGGAACATCCGCCGGTGCGGGGTCGCGTCGCGCATGTCGCGCCTGGGGAAGGGGACTTCGGCGTCGTGCTGCGGCTGGACGACCCCTGCGCCGGCATCCTCTCGGCGTTCGCCCTGCCCATGGGCGACCACGTGTACCTCGTGCTCGATTTCTTCTTCTACGGGACGCAGGCCGCCGCCGCCGCGGAACGCTGGGCGCCGCGTTGGAAAGGCTGGATGCGAAGCGGATATCCGATGCCGCCGGATACGACGCCCGAACCCTGA
- a CDS encoding type II toxin-antitoxin system VapC family toxin — translation MRMLLDTHIFLWYISGDPRLPAAMNAAIADTSNAVFLSVVSIWECLVKERLGKLPLPAPPAAYLTQHRVKHQIETLYLDESSVSRLPSLPDIHRDPFDRILVCQCLNHDLIMVTVDDLLRKYPAPTFPLGE, via the coding sequence ATGAGGATGCTGCTCGATACGCATATATTCCTCTGGTACATCAGCGGAGACCCCCGCCTGCCCGCGGCGATGAATGCGGCGATCGCGGACACAAGCAACGCCGTCTTTCTCAGCGTTGTGTCAATTTGGGAATGCCTTGTGAAGGAACGGCTCGGAAAGCTTCCGCTACCCGCCCCGCCAGCAGCATACCTCACGCAACATCGGGTAAAGCACCAAATCGAAACCTTGTACCTTGATGAATCAAGCGTCAGCCGGCTTCCGTCGCTCCCCGATATCCATCGCGATCCCTTTGACCGCATCCTGGTATGCCAGTGCCTGAATCACGACCTGATAATGGTTACCGTCGACGATCTCCTGCGAAAGTACCCGGCGCCAACCTTTCCGTTGGGCGAGTAG